A segment of the bacterium genome:
AATTTCCCATTTGGTAGCCCTCCTTTTTTTATTGTTGCTACCATTTATATCGGCAAAATTAACACTTTTCTTTAACTTCTTATCCCATCATTATTGATAATTCCCAACCGCACAGGTCGAATTTTTTCCCTTATCCGCAATGAGCAGATAACGGGGTAGGGATGAGCGAAGTGCCCCTTTAGGGGCATAGGTTCGACAGGCTCACTACAAGTTTTGGCTTCAGCCCCGACCCACTTCGTGGGTGCCCCGCCGCTGATAGCCGAAGTGACGCAGAGCAACTTCCCTTTTTCAAAAAATCCCCTTTGAGTTACATAAAGCTTTCGCCTTTCGCTCATTCGCATCCCGATAACCAAAATGGAGCGAAGCGACATTTTGGTTATCGGCTGAGCGTATCTGAAGTTCCGAGCGAAGCGAGAAATTTGGGCTGAGTGCCGAAGGCACGAAGCTAGATACGCTCTGTTAGGCGAAGGCGCTATCATTTTTTCACCGTTTCATATAGACGTTGTTTACCACTATCACATTTTATTTCTATCAGCTCATTGCTTAAGCACGTATGAAAAGAAATAACAACCATTTCTCGTCCTTTCGGGTAAAATTCATGAGCTACATTGTTATCTATCACATACCAGCAATCTTCATTTTGCTGATTGAATAATCGCATCTCCTCGCAACGGCCGGCAATTTTGACCTCTCCTTTCCCTTCGACTATTACCGTGTGTTGAGTACTATTTGGATGATAATGAACAATAGAAAGAACATTCTTTTTGTTAACGAATACCCAGGCAGATTTGATGTTCTGTGGGAGTCTCTCACGAAAAGACTCTATTCTTATGGCACTCCCTATGAATGGTTCATTAGACTTTCGAAGCTGTAACTTGAGATTTTTAATAGTTTCTTTGATTGATGCGTCTTCTAATAATATTTTAACCACAGCACTTAGATCCTTCAAATATTCCTTTTCCATAAAGTTTCTCCTAATATTATCTAACTGGCGATTTCGCCTAACTTGTTTATATCCGAACAGGTTCGGATATACCCCCAATTTTGGGGTGATATCCGAAGTACTTCGGATATCCCAACTCTAGCTGAAAAGCCCGGACACCCCTTCTATTAACAATCTTTTGCCACCCATTACTTCCCTTTCTTCAGGTTCAAGGTATCCAGTGGACTCTTTATTTTCCCAATGTTTTTAGTACTCACATGGGTATAAATCTCTGTTGTCTTACTATCTTTGTGTCCTAATAGCTCTTGAATGTATCTTAAGTCAGTCCCGCCTTCCAATAAATGCGTAGCAAAATTGTGTCTTAAGGTATGTACTGAAACATCTTTTTTTGTACCAGCCTTTTTACACGCATCCTCTAATATCTTTTCAACTGTCCTTGTGGATAAATGTCTGCCTACTCTTGCTCCTTCAAATAACCACTTTTCGGGTTTATATTTCCTCCAATATCCTCTTAAAATTTCTAATGCTACTTCCGACAACATTACATAACGATCTTTTCTCCCCTTTGACCCTTTGATATGAATTAGCATCCTCTTGCTATCAACATCTTCTGTCTTTAATCTTACTACCTCTCCAACTCTTAATCCAGCAGAATATACAAGCATCAACATCACTTTATGTTTTAGGTTATTCACTGATAAAGGCGTTTAGAATCTCCTCAAAAGTTCCATTACTATCTGGAAAGCTCCAATATTTCTTATCAGAATGCCACCAGTGTTCCTTAATAGTCTTCATCTTTGCCACATAGTCAGGGTTATAGGGGGAAGTAACTATTATTCTACCATCTTAATTTCTACACCTTTCATAATTTCATTATAACAAAGTCCTTAAATATTGTCAACTTTTTTTCTATTGCTGCCTGTGATTCAGACACTGGACATCAGACTTATGTGCAGCAATTCTCGGTGAATTTTTAGAGACTGAATTCACCTCTGTTTAGGAGAGATAGAAAAAAATATTTTTCGTAAAGATTTTGAGAGAAAAATAAGGAATAATGAGCCTCTATCTAATTTTTCACCGAGAATTGCTGACTTATGTGAATTGTGCTTGACAAAAAGCTTTCCATGAATTATAATATGTATGATATA
Coding sequences within it:
- a CDS encoding tyrosine-type recombinase/integrase, whose translation is MNNLKHKVMLMLVYSAGLRVGEVVRLKTEDVDSKRMLIHIKGSKGRKDRYVMLSEVALEILRGYWRKYKPEKWLFEGARVGRHLSTRTVEKILEDACKKAGTKKDVSVHTLRHNFATHLLEGGTDLRYIQELLGHKDSKTTEIYTHVSTKNIGKIKSPLDTLNLKKGK
- a CDS encoding cupin domain-containing protein — encoded protein: MEKEYLKDLSAVVKILLEDASIKETIKNLKLQLRKSNEPFIGSAIRIESFRERLPQNIKSAWVFVNKKNVLSIVHYHPNSTQHTVIVEGKGEVKIAGRCEEMRLFNQQNEDCWYVIDNNVAHEFYPKGREMVVISFHTCLSNELIEIKCDSGKQRLYETVKK